In Brassica rapa cultivar Chiifu-401-42 unplaced genomic scaffold, CAAS_Brap_v3.01 Scaffold1059, whole genome shotgun sequence, the following are encoded in one genomic region:
- the LOC117131585 gene encoding uncharacterized protein LOC117131585 produces the protein MERREQDQVFGLLLTLDPPFNDVIKHMLRMPSLPSMEEVCAQLQKEEGSLGLFGSKGDLAPANKAEEGAQANRAAYKTDEKKYGDERRFGGKCNHCKKPGHKRSQCWILHPHLKPAKFNKDREARANLSTEASEAGPSGAGSSAQVGESAGKAMATHYTAAKSLEHEVIRKSDIDALIKALKESGY, from the exons atggagaggagggaacaggatcaggtgtttgggttgctgtTGACGTTGGATCCTCCgttcaatgatgtgatcaaaCACATGCTGAGGATGCCAAGtcttccatccatggaggaagtgtgtgcacagcttcagaaggaggaagggtctCTTGGTCTCTTCGGAAGCAAGGGAGACTTAGCTCCAGccaacaaggctgaggaaggagcgCAAGCTAACCGTGCAGCATACAAGACTGATGAGAAGAAGTATGGTGATGAGAGGAGGTTTGGAGGCAAATGtaatcactgcaagaagccgggacacaagaggagccagtgctggatccttcatccccatctcaagccggccaagttcaacaaggatcgaGAAGCCAGAGCTAACCTGTCTACTGAAGCAAGTGAAGCCGGTCCATCAGGAGCAGGCTCAAGTGCACAAGTGGGTGAAAGCGCAGGCAAGGCAATGGCAACTCACTACACGGCCGCAAAGAGTTTGGAGCATGAAGTGATCCGCAAATCTGACattgatgccctcatcaaagctcttaaggagtctg gatattga